One genomic window of Parasteatoda tepidariorum isolate YZ-2023 chromosome 9, CAS_Ptep_4.0, whole genome shotgun sequence includes the following:
- the LOC139426559 gene encoding probable glutamate receptor yields MAYFPSKLRLAVEPLSKAIEITRIDNTTIISGVEAEFIKVLAQALNFEYEVFTSPDHFGEMDTSGNYTGVMGMLQRNEVDMGLTYLDITYERSKIVDSSAPYYYLEKNTLTWILFLITLLSVSVLFRTLISPKDSIISVFFNLWGSSFGQGMSYSPRSLTRRIPLGIWLLYSYVLILCYSSVLLSFLTSPIRMKQIKDFKDLYLAVKEGKMVCLSLKVTKEVDNLMESLSPHLRGLGEYIKKNDWYYYDPEEVKVPEHVAILGSADLFRAAVGPPEKYFYSEDTFGYFHYGIAIKKTFCCKERLNRIVLRIVSSGLYEKFKEDYFFKKDAMRNLNKSHPESTLASPIRLSNLNGVFIILGMGWAAGIIVLMMEITYFRWSRPKHRQT; encoded by the exons ATGGCATATTTTCCCTCGAAACTTAGACTAGCAGTTGAACCCCTGAGCAAAGCCATAGAAATTACAAGAATCGACAACACTACCATTATTTCGGGAGTTGAAGCcgaatttattaaagtattggCTCAAGCATTAAATTTCGAATATGAGGTTTTTACTTCCCCAGATCATTTCGGGGAAATGGATACATCCGGAAACTACACTGGAGTGATGGGAATGCTGCAAAGGAATGAAGTTGATATGGGATTGACCTATTTAGATATTACCTATGAGCGTTCAAAAATTGTAGACTCCAGTGCGCCTTACTACtatcttgaaaaaaa CACACTCACATGGATTTTATTCCTTATCACGCTGCTCTCGGTGTCAGTTCTATTTCGAACTTTGATTTCACCAAAAGATTCAATTATTTCCGTTTTCTTCAATTTGTGGGGATCTTCTTTCGGACAAGGAATGAGCTACAGCCCTCGTTCCCTGACCAGGCGGATACCACTTGGAATTTGGCTCCTTTATTCATACGTGCTAATTTTATGTTACAGCTCCGTCCTGTTATCATTTTTGACTTCTCCCATcagaatgaaacaaataaaagatttcaagGATCTCTATCTCGCTGTCAAGGAGGGGAAAATGGTGTGTCTATCATTGAAGGTAACTAAGGAAGTAGATAATTTGATGGAAAGCCTTTCACCTCACTTAAGAGGATTAGGggaatacattaaaaagaatgaCTGGTATTATTATGACCCTGAAGAAGTCAAAGTTCCGGAACATGTAGCAATACTTGGTTCAGCTGATCTATTTCGTGCGGCTGTTGGGCCACCTGAAAAGTACTTTTATTCGGAGGACACTTTTGGATATTTTCATTACGGGATTGCAATCAAGAAAACATTTTGCTGCAAAGAGCGCTTGAATAGAATCGTACTCCGAATTGTAAGTAGTGGcttatatgaaaaattcaaagaagattacttctttaaaaaagatgcaatgagaaatttaaataagagcCATCCTGAGAGCACATTAGCATCACCTATAAGGCTATCAAATTTAAATGGGGTGTTTATTATTCTTGGTATGGGCTGGGCGGCAGGTATTATTGTTCTAATGATGGAAATCACCTACTTTCGATGGTCACGCCCAAAACATCGCCAAACCTGA